A stretch of Myxococcus hansupus DNA encodes these proteins:
- a CDS encoding succinate dehydrogenase, with protein MSTQAAAAVETKTPLLKSRLGSFLAVVPLSVWVVNHLWDNLSAFNGADAWQKSVTTYANPFSQVFTFVIVLLPLLMHTGWGIVRLFSFKPNNVRYNNYGNLKYILQRLSAVGVLAFLGAHIWLAFLYPRLVLGHPEAFDDIAREMRYHLPTLVVYLLGTLGTSFHLANGIQGFAMGWGLLSSERSMRKFEPVVIITFLVLTAMSWAVIYALYTAGAAFSPVGATPP; from the coding sequence ATGAGCACCCAAGCCGCTGCCGCCGTAGAAACGAAAACACCGCTCCTCAAGTCCCGTCTGGGCTCGTTCCTCGCGGTGGTGCCCCTGTCCGTCTGGGTCGTCAACCACCTGTGGGACAACCTCTCCGCCTTCAACGGCGCGGACGCCTGGCAGAAGTCGGTGACGACCTACGCCAACCCGTTCTCCCAGGTCTTCACGTTCGTCATCGTCCTGCTGCCGCTGCTCATGCACACCGGCTGGGGCATCGTCCGCCTGTTCAGCTTCAAGCCGAACAACGTCCGCTACAACAACTACGGCAACCTCAAGTACATCCTCCAGCGCCTCAGCGCGGTGGGCGTGCTGGCCTTCCTGGGCGCCCACATCTGGCTGGCCTTCCTCTACCCGCGGCTGGTGCTGGGCCACCCGGAGGCGTTCGACGACATCGCCCGGGAGATGCGCTACCACCTCCCCACCCTGGTCGTTTACCTGCTGGGCACGCTGGGCACCTCGTTCCACCTGGCCAACGGCATCCAGGGCTTCGCCATGGGCTGGGGTCTGCTCTCCAGCGAGCGCTCCATGCGCAAGTTCGAGCCCGTGGTCATCATCACGTTCCTCGTCCTCACGGCGATGAGCTGGGCGGTCATCTACGCGCTCTACACCGCGGGCGCCGCCTTCAGCCCCGTGGGCGCCACCCCTCCGTGA